The following coding sequences are from one Trichoplusia ni isolate ovarian cell line Hi5 unplaced genomic scaffold, tn1 tig00001872, whole genome shotgun sequence window:
- the LOC113507376 gene encoding uncharacterized protein LOC113507376 produces the protein MDTKRDTKTTKARPAATHAPVRDVTPTSEHPSNNHNRQPAALPCAQVNNNDPLDLSNLKAAMPPCTRPAEALWQVVERKGKPKKDTLARQTTQAPSTPGREGLEKLSRGQRRRRARAERLRRLEEAVARRAQPEVPRPTAPARSAMAKAAPTSEPNQGAGPSSAASAGINSAAGDAEGGGASRGRPGESGGAASNEAAAMRAVPRGKRGGRPRWVRREEAALESRPAKGGKRARPDDSLTPREKDKRAKLSRSSLGPGAVNYADALRSNDLCVAVRYDPHRAITEEQYQLIQERIMEEYDTTIFSTDPTVRTPAFRGRTFLSEGVIKMWCEDEFALNWLRRTTNKIPSPIPGTKLVVCRQRDIPQRVKGAVYVPDFTDGDVDRLRIRLHKANADTYDINSWCLYNAQRTPECDGIRLLLGIPMQEAEVLKQKERRLRYKLGSVYVKFVDEKEEDDNKGEKAPITNAPNDEPLNLAPGEATEAPVEAVTSVLRHPGPSMDQEMSADTPARPRESTPEAVDWWRRVENEAREEMLLGSDGPDSSPTKPH, from the coding sequence ATGGATACCAAAAGGGacactaaaacaacaaaagccAGGCCGGCAGCGACACACGCGCCGGTGAGGGATGTGACGCCAACCAGTGAGCATCCCTCCAACAACCACAACCGACAACCTGCTGCGCTCCCTTGCGCGCAGGTAAACAACAATGACCCGTTGGACCTGTCCAACCTCAAAGCTGCCATGCCGCCCTGCACCCGCCCTGCGGAAGCACTGTGGCAGGTGGTGGAGAGGAAGGGTAAACCCAAAAAGGATACGCTGGCCAGGCAGACCACACAGGCGCCGAGCACCCCAGGAAGGGAAGGCCTCGAGAAACTCTCGAGAGGCCAGCGTAGACGACGAGCGCGCGCTGAGCGGCTGCGCCGGCTTGAAGAGGCGGTCGCGAGAAGGGCACAGCCAGAGGTCCCACGACCAACGGCCCCGGCGAGGTCAGCAATGGCCAAAGCCGCCCCGACGTCTGAGCCGAACCAAGGCGCGGGACCCAGTTCCGCTGCCAGCGCGGGAATCAATTCCGCTGCAGGTGACGCGGAAGGCGGGGGGGCTTCTCGCGGTCGCCCCGGAGAGTCTGGCGGCGCCGCCAGCAATGAAGCAGCTGCAATGAGAGCAGTCCCGCGTGGAAAACGCGGGGGCAGACCGAGATGGGTGAGGCGGGAAGAGGCCGCGCTGGAATCTCGACCGGCGAAGGGGGGTAAGAGGGCTAGACCCGACGACTCTCTGACGCCGCGAGAGAAAGACAAGCGCGCCAAACTAAGCCGGTCATCCCTAGGACCAGGAGCGGTCAACTACGCCGACGCGCTGAGGTCTAACGACCTTTGCGTGGCCGTGCGGTATGACCCTCACCGCGCCATCACAGAAGAGCAGTATCAGCTCATTCAGGAGAGAATAATGGAGGAGTACGATACAACTATCTTCTCCACCGACCCCACAGTGCGGACGCCAGCGTTCAGAGGAAGAACCTTCCTCAGCGAAGGCGTCATCAAGATGTGGTGCGAGGACGAGTTCGCCCTGAACTGGCTGCGCCGCACGACTAATAAGATACCCTCGCCGATACCCGGCACCAAGCTGGTCGTATGTCGGCAAAGGGATATCCCACAACGTGTCAAGGGGGCGGTCTACGTCCCCGACTTCACCGACGGCGACGTAGACCGCCTCCGCATCCGTCTACACAAAGCCAACGCCGACACCTACGACATCAACAGCTGGTGTCTATATAACGCACAGCGTACGCCCGAATGCGACGGGATCAGGCTACTGCTGGGGATACCCATGCAGGAGGCCGAAGTCCTGAAGCAAAAGGAACGGCGCTTGCGTTATAAGCTAGGGTCGGTCTACGTTAAATTCGTAGACGAAAAAGAAGAGGACGACAACAAGGGGGAAAAGGCGCCCATCACCAACGCACCGAACGACGAGCCTCTTAACCTCGCCCCTGGCGAGGCAACAGAGGCTCCAGTAGAGGCGGTTACCAGCGTCCTGCGACACCCGGGTCCATCCATGGACCAGGAGATGTCTGCAGACACGCCGGCCCGGCCCCGGGAATCTACCCCGGAGGCTGTCGACTGGTGGAGGCGCGTCGAGAACGAGGCGAGGGAGGAGATGCTGCTGGGTAGTGATGGACCCGACAGCTCCCCGACCAAACCCCATTAA